AGAATTAATGGAAAAAAAATAGAAATTGAAGATAATGCGGGGGGAATACCTGAGAATATAAAAGATAAAATATTTGAACCATATTTTACAACAAAATTTCAATCCCAAGGCACAGGAATTGGTCTTTATATGAGTAAAGTTATTATAACAGAACATTTCAATGGAAAACTTTATGCATATAATTCACAAAATGGTGCAGTTTTTGTTATAGAGGTGTAAAAATACTATTTCTAAAAATTTAATTTAAAAAAGTCTTGCAATCGCACAATTTTATTATTTTCATAATACATTATTACATTTTAACTAATAGCACTTTTTTAGCACTTAAATTATTTATAATCCAAATAAAAAAGGTAATACATGAAAAAAGCAACACTTGGTGCATTAATTGCTGGTGCTGTAATTGGTCTTGGTATTTCTTATGTAACTGCAATTATGGTAGATAAAACATCTACTCCTGAGTTTTGTGCAAGTTGTCATACTATGAAACCAATGGTAGATAGTTTTAAATTTAGTGTTCATGGTGGAAATAATCCTCAAGGTTTTGCAGCAACTCATTGTACTGATTGCCATTTGCCTCATAATTCTTTAATTGGGTATTTAATTGCAAAAGGAATAAGTGGTACTAGAGATGCATTAGCAGAATTTGGAATTATTAAAAAAGTTGATTTTAAAGATAATTTTTGGGAAATGGATAAATATGTTTATGATAGTGGGTGTTTAAAATGTCATAAAGGAATTGAAAAATTAAAAGATAAAAATGTAGGAGAAGTAATTGGTTTAACTCTTAATTCACAAAAAGTACATAAAGAGTTTTACTGGAATAAAAAAGAAAGAGGTGAAAAAGTTAGTTGTGTAGCTTGTCATAATGATAATACAATGACTCATTTTGCTCATCCAAATCTACTTGAA
This Caminibacter mediatlanticus TB-2 DNA region includes the following protein-coding sequences:
- a CDS encoding cytochrome c3 family protein, which gives rise to MKKATLGALIAGAVIGLGISYVTAIMVDKTSTPEFCASCHTMKPMVDSFKFSVHGGNNPQGFAATHCTDCHLPHNSLIGYLIAKGISGTRDALAEFGIIKKVDFKDNFWEMDKYVYDSGCLKCHKGIEKLKDKNVGEVIGLTLNSQKVHKEFYWNKKERGEKVSCVACHNDNTMTHFAHPNLLETLQSE